GCCTTCCAGGTTTTTCAGGTCTTCCGACTGATGCTCGAGCTTTTCTTCGCGGGCAATGGCCTGAGTGAGCAGTGCGTCGCGGGCACGCGAGCGCAGCTCATTGACGGTGTCCTCATCGAACACCTCGATTTCGAGCATTTCGTTCAGCGGCACATAAGCCACTTCTTCCAGCGTGTTGAACCCTTCCTGCACCAGCGCATCGGCAACGTCTTCGTCGATGTCGAGCGCCTGCATGAACAGTTCGCGCACCTTGGTGAACTCGACCTCGTTCTTTTCCTCGGCCTGATTCACGGTCATGATGTTGATCTTCCAGCCCGTCAGCTCGGAAGCGAGCTTGACGTTCTGGCCACCACGGCCGATGGCCATGGCGAGGTTGTCTTCGTCGACGACGACATCCATTGCATGATTGTCTTCGTCAACGACGATCGAATTGACGTCGGCCGGGCTCAGCGCACCGATCACGAACTGCGCCGGGTCGTCCGACCACAGGATGATGTCGACGCGCTCACCGGCGATCTCGTTGGTCACCGCGTTGACGCGGGTGCCACGCACGCCGATACACGTCCCCTGCGGATCGACGCGCGGGTCGTTCGACTTGACCGCGATCTTGGCACGCATGCCCGGATCCCGCGCCACGCCCTTGAGTTCGATCAGGCCGTTTTCGACTTCCGGCACTTCCATCTCGAACAGCTTGGCCATGAATTCCGGCGCGGTCCGGCTCAGCACCAGCATCGGGCCGCGACCGAGGCGGTCGACGCGCAACAGGAAGGCGCGCACGCGATCGCCGACCCGGAGGTTTTCCTTCGGGATCATCTGGTCGCGCGGCAGGATCGCCTCGAGCTTGCCAAGCTCGAGAATCGCGTTGCCGCGCTCGAGCCGCTTGATGCTGCCCGAGACGATGTGCTCGCGGCGGGCCAGGAAATCGTTGAGGTTCTGCTCGCGCTCGGCATCACGGATCTTCTGCAGGATGACCTGCTTGGCCGCCTGTGCGCCGATGCGGCCGAATTCGATCGGTTCGAGTTCGACTTCCCAGGTTTCGCCCAGTTGCAGCTCCGGATCGTATTCGGGCGCATCGGTGATGGCGATCTGGCACGACGGCTCTTCGTGATCGTTGTCCTCGACCACGGTCCAGACGCGGAACGAACGGTAGTCACCGGTATCGCGATCGATGTCGACACGGATATCGACCTCGTCCTCGTAGGTTTTCTTCGTCGCCGATGCCAGCGCCATTTCCAGCGCGGTAAACACGACATCTTTTTCTACATTTTTTTCGCGCGCCAGTGCATCCACCAGCAGCAGAATTTCTCGGCTCATCGTTTCGATTCCTTCGGCAAGAAGCCCGCCTGTAGACCTTGAGATCAGAACTGCGGCTCGAGCCGCACTTTGTCAATTTGCGTCATTGGCAGCGTCAGGCGCTCGCCATCGACATCGACCACCACTGCACCGTCCTCGAGGCCGATGAGCGTGCCGAGCAGTTTCTTGCGTTTGTCCGGCAGCGGAAGGCGCAGCTTGAGCCGCACCTTTTCACCGGCAAAGCGTGTGAAGTCTTCGGGCTTGGTCAGCGGCCTATCCAGCCCCGGTGACGAAACCTCCAGCCGTTCATAGGCGATTTCTTCGACCATGAGGAGACGGGTCAGGTGGTTGCTGACGGTGACGC
This window of the Jeongeupia sp. USM3 genome carries:
- the nusA gene encoding transcription termination factor NusA, which encodes MSREILLLVDALAREKNVEKDVVFTALEMALASATKKTYEDEVDIRVDIDRDTGDYRSFRVWTVVEDNDHEEPSCQIAITDAPEYDPELQLGETWEVELEPIEFGRIGAQAAKQVILQKIRDAEREQNLNDFLARREHIVSGSIKRLERGNAILELGKLEAILPRDQMIPKENLRVGDRVRAFLLRVDRLGRGPMLVLSRTAPEFMAKLFEMEVPEVENGLIELKGVARDPGMRAKIAVKSNDPRVDPQGTCIGVRGTRVNAVTNEIAGERVDIILWSDDPAQFVIGALSPADVNSIVVDEDNHAMDVVVDEDNLAMAIGRGGQNVKLASELTGWKINIMTVNQAEEKNEVEFTKVRELFMQALDIDEDVADALVQEGFNTLEEVAYVPLNEMLEIEVFDEDTVNELRSRARDALLTQAIAREEKLEHQSEDLKNLEGMTAELAAALAENDIHTRDDLAELAVDELMEMTGIGENEAKQLIMKAREHWFA
- the rimP gene encoding ribosome maturation factor RimP; its protein translation is MAANVQSVLDATLPGLGYELVDLELAHNGLVRVFIDKPGGITVDDCVTVSNHLTRLLMVEEIAYERLEVSSPGLDRPLTKPEDFTRFAGEKVRLKLRLPLPDKRKKLLGTLIGLEDGAVVVDVDGERLTLPMTQIDKVRLEPQF